The Bacillus sp. NEB1478 genome contains the following window.
ACAAAAAACAACTGGTTCTTCATCTGCTGTTCTTACACGTTCCATCATCATTAAACCATCAGGCAGATGATTATTGAATTTGTTGAACAAATCCTCATTCGCTTCTTCTTTTTGTGAAGAAAGAAAAATCGTCCCAGCTTTTTTGCCGCCTCTTTCAATCATATCGGTTACACTGTAAAGTTCTTCAATACCAGAAGAAAAAAGTGCACGCGTTCTTACAAAAGTTCCAACTCCGTGTTTTCGAATGAGTACGTTTTCATCTTCCAAAATACGCAATGCTTCTCTTAAAGTCGCACGGCTGATTCCTAGTTGTTTTGAAAGCTCAAATTCTGAAGGAAGCTTCTGTCCTTCTTTATAAAATCCTTCTTCAATATCTTTTTTTATTTTTTCTATAACTTTTATATACAACAAGCGATGATCCGCTTTTATTGACATCTAAATACCACACCTTAGCTTATAATCACGTTTAAAAGACAAATTATTTGAATAATCGACATTAATATACCATTTTTACTCTTATAAATAAATACTATTTTTGCAAATTTTTAAGAGTAAATTACTTTATTTTCCTTTTTATGTTCGTAGTTAAAGAAAACGGGGCTGACTCAAAGCTTTAATCGTCAGCCTTAGTTGCACTTTTACTATAGACTTTGACTTTATGCTGGTTCGCACATCACCATGTTAACAAGTTATACTTTATAATCGTGTAAAAAAAAACGGGCTTTTACGCCCGTTTTATCATGAACTCGATGCTTCTTTTTCTTCTGGAACTGACGATATCAATACTTCTCGAGGTTTACTTCCTTCATACGGTCCGACGATCCCTTTTGACTCCATTGAATCAATCAATCTAGCTGCCCTAGAGTAGCCGATTCTAAATCTTCTTTGAAGCATAGATACTGAAGCTGTTTGCATATCAACCACGAGTTTAACAGCATCTGAAAATAGTTCATCTTCAGACTCCATGACAGGTTGTTCTGCTTCTTCGGTAGGAATCATTTCTTTTTGATATTGCGCTTTTTGCTGACTTACACAATGCTCAACAATGGTTTCAACTTCTTCATCAGAAAGAAAAGCACCTTGAACTCTGACAGGTTTCGGAGCACCAGATGGGAAGAATAACATGTCTCCTCGTCCTAATAATTTTTCGGCACCTCCCATATCCAAAATCGTTCTGGAATCCGTTTGAGAGGATACACTAAATGCAATCCTTGAAGGAATGTTGGCTTTAATTACGCCTGTTATAACATCTACAGAAGGACGCTGAGTTGCAATTATTAAATGAATTCCTGCCGCCCGTGCCATCTGTGCCAAACGCGTAATAGCATCTTCAACGTCTCCTGAGGCAACCATCATTAAATCTGCAAGTTCATCAACGATGACCACGATATATGGCAAAAATGGCTGCTTAGCATCACTTCTTCCATTTTGCTTTCTAATGGATTCGTTATATCCCTCTATATTTCTTGTACCGCTGTGAGAGAATAGTTCATATCTTCTCTCCATTTCTGATACTACTCTTTTTAGCGCCTGGGCTGCTTTTTTAGGCTCTGTTACAACGGGTGCTAGTAAATGCGGAATCCCATTGTACATATTTAACTCTACCATCTTAGGGTCAATCATCATCATTTTCACTTCATGCGGTTTTGCTCGCATTAGGATACTTGTAATTATTCCATTTACACATACACTCTTACCGCTGCCTGTTGCCCCAGCGACAAGCAAATGCGGCATTTTAGAAAGATCTGCAATGATAGGTTCACCTGAAATATCTCTTCCTAACCCAATTGCGAGAGGCGATTGATTACCTGAGAATTGAGGTGCTTCTAAAACTTCCCGCAACGTTACCATTGATATTTCCTGATTAGGCACTTCAATACCTACTGCTGATTTCCCTGGGATAGGAGCTTCTATTCGAATATCTTTCGCAGCCAATGCAAGTGCAAGATCATCTGTTAAATTAACGATTTTGCTTACTTTAACTCCAACATCCGGGTACACTTCGTACTTTGTAACAGCAGGTCCTAAATGAACTTTCAGCACCTTCGCTTTCACTCCGAAACTTTCAAAGGTTTTCTCAAGTTTTTTAGCATTGCTTTTACTCGCTGCATATTGTTTATCTTTGTGCTGACCGTTGCTTTTTGGAATCCGAAGGTGATTCATGGTCGGAAGTTTATAATGTTCATTCTGAATTACTCCATCTCCAAAATTTGCTGGCAGTGGTGATGGTGGTGCTTCTTGTTCTTCACCTTGATCCTTTGATTTCTTTTCAGCTTGTACAGCATCATGAAAACCTTGAGATGCAAACTTCAACTGAATTCCACTTTCCGTTTGCTGAAGCCTTTTCGTAAAATCTTCAATGACAGGATCTTCTGAAATTAAAATTTCTTCGGTATCATCATCTTCTGGTAATGATGCTTCGTTTGACTTTTCTTTGACCTTTTTAATCCGTTCTTCTTTAACAGCTTTTTTCTTTTCTTTATAACCCTCTTTCAGCTTTTCAGATAACCCGTTTGTACCTTCAACAAACCTCTCTAAAAAGACAGACAATGACTTTCCAGTAATCAATAATAAGCTTCCAATGATCAAGAAAAAAATAACGAGTTTTGTACCGGCAGAACCAAATAAAAAGTAAAAAAGTGCAAAGCCAATTGATCCGATCATCCCGCCGCCTAAATCATTCGTGGATGTCGATCCTTGAAGCTGCAGCCAATAAAGATCCCAGGTGTTCCTTATAACAGATGCATCTTTCCAAGCACCGCCATTTGTCAGATGCTCAAACAGTGTTAAATGACTTAATACCAAGAATGAGAAAAATAGGATGTATACTCCAGCAAGCCTTTTAGAAATTAAACGAGGCCAGCTTCTTTTCCAAATTAAATAAAAGGATAATACAATACATGCCAATAATAAAACGCCGTACCATTCACCGCTAAAAAAACGCAGCAGATGAACAAACGCCATTCCTACGTTCCCCATTTTAGCAAGCCCTAAAGAAGCTAATGCTAAAAGCGAAAGCCCTGCAATTTCAAAGGTGATCTGTTCTTTCCATCTACCTTTATTTTTTGCTTTTTTCTTTTTGTTTTTTGCCACTAATTTCACCTCACACTCATGTTGAATTTACGATTATGTATTTAAATAAGGAAGAAAAGCAGCCTTGCATATAGAAGGCTGCTGCTTAAAATAATTATAGCATATTTCTAAGATGACTCTTACAAGTTTCGCAGCGTCATTCCTGGCTGACAATCCTCACGCAAATAGTGAAAAGGATCTGTGCTCATAACCTGAATGATCTTTGTTTCATCACCCGTTCTTTCAACAAGTACCGGAATGGTATTATAGAGTATTACATTCTGCGCATTCATGTCTTTTCCTTCTTCAGGAAACATCAAATGATAAGGCTGCATCGTATACCAAGTCATTGTTTCAGACCTTTATTTTCATTATTATTTTGTTCTTCGATAAGCTCATTTAATTTCTTTAACGCTTGCCCTACGCCACCAACCTCATTTATTAGACCATCTTTTACGGCATCTGTTCCAATAACGTTAGTTCCAATGTCTCTCGTTAAATTTCCTTTTGAAAACATTAGCTCTTTAAAACGTTCTTCACTAATTTCTGAATGGCTTGTAACGAATGAAATAACTCGTTCCTGCATTTTATCCAGGTACTCAAATGTTTGTGGAACACCGATTACGAGACCTGTTAAACGTACTGGGTGAATCGTCATAGTCGCTGTAGGAACAATAAATGAATAATGTGCGCTAACAGCAATCGGAACTCCAATTGAATGACCGCCTCCAAGAACGAGTGACACACTCGGTTTCGATAATGATGCAATCATCTCAGAAATTGCCAACCCTGCTTCAACATCTCCTCCTACCGTATTTAGAATTACTAGAAGTCCTTCAATTTTAGGATTTTGCTCAATTGCAACCAATTGAGGGATAAGATGTTCATATTTAGTAGCTTTATTGTTTGGCGGGAGCTGCATATGACCTTCAATTTGTCCGACGATTGTCAAACAGTGTATGCTAGACCCTTCCAATTGCGGTACATTTGTTTGTCCTAAAGACTGTATTTTCTGTATTAGCCCGGAGCTGTTTTCGTCTTGTTTTTTTGGCGGTGCTTCCGGGTGTGATGGTGTTTCAGTTTCAGGTGTCTGATCCATAATAATTACCCCTTTATTTTTCAGCGTTGTACTTAGTATGGGCGTAATTTCCAATCATATGAGAAAAAAATAAAACCTGCTGTAGGCAGCAGGTTAAATTTCCATGATTATAGGCATGATCATTGGTCTACGTTTCGTCTTTTCAAATAGATACTGACTTAATGTATCCCGGACATTAGATTTTAAGGAAGACCATTCTTTCATATTTTCACTCATACACTTTTCCAGAACATCCCGAACTTTTTGATTTGCTTCTTGAAGAAGCGCTTCACTTTCACGAACATATACGAATCCGCGCGAAATAATTTCAGGCCCTGAAATCAGCTGTTGTGAATCCTTGCTTATTGTTACGACTACTACTAGAATACCATCCTGTGACAGAAGCTTTCTGTCACGAAGAACGATGTTTCCGATGTCTCCAACACCCAATCCATCAACAAGAACGTTTCCAGAAGGAACTTTCCCTGTTTTTTGTGCTTGTCCGCTTGAGAATTCAACTACTTCACCTTTATCAATAACAAAAATATTGTCTTTTTCTACACCTACTTCAATAGCAAGTTTTTGATGAGCTTTCTGCATCTTATACTCGCCATGAACAGGAATAAAATACTTTGGTTTCATTAAGCTAAGCATAAATTTTAACTCTTCTGCACTTCCGTGTCCTGAAACATGTACTTTTTTCTGGCCGAAAACAACATCAGCCCCAGTGCGCATTAATAAATCAACCATTTTTGCAACAGATGTTTCATTGCCAGGTATCGGGGTAGCGGCAATAACAACTGTATCTGTTGGTCGCAAGGAAATTTGTTTGTGTGATTTTTGAGCCATTCTTGACAATGCAGCCATCGATTCACCTTGACTTCCTGTAGTAAGTATTACTA
Protein-coding sequences here:
- a CDS encoding GntR family transcriptional regulator — translated: MSIKADHRLLYIKVIEKIKKDIEEGFYKEGQKLPSEFELSKQLGISRATLREALRILEDENVLIRKHGVGTFVRTRALFSSGIEELYSVTDMIERGGKKAGTIFLSSQKEEANEDLFNKFNNHLPDGLMMMERVRTADEEPVVFCKDLMPAHLFPAKGMHEYESFLEMLEKETGKRVMYAVTNIEPIGYHEHISEILESAEGVPLLVLKQMHYDQFDEPVLYSCNYFRSDKFLFSVLRKRF
- a CDS encoding DNA translocase FtsK — translated: MAKNKKKKAKNKGRWKEQITFEIAGLSLLALASLGLAKMGNVGMAFVHLLRFFSGEWYGVLLLACIVLSFYLIWKRSWPRLISKRLAGVYILFFSFLVLSHLTLFEHLTNGGAWKDASVIRNTWDLYWLQLQGSTSTNDLGGGMIGSIGFALFYFLFGSAGTKLVIFFLIIGSLLLITGKSLSVFLERFVEGTNGLSEKLKEGYKEKKKAVKEERIKKVKEKSNEASLPEDDDTEEILISEDPVIEDFTKRLQQTESGIQLKFASQGFHDAVQAEKKSKDQGEEQEAPPSPLPANFGDGVIQNEHYKLPTMNHLRIPKSNGQHKDKQYAASKSNAKKLEKTFESFGVKAKVLKVHLGPAVTKYEVYPDVGVKVSKIVNLTDDLALALAAKDIRIEAPIPGKSAVGIEVPNQEISMVTLREVLEAPQFSGNQSPLAIGLGRDISGEPIIADLSKMPHLLVAGATGSGKSVCVNGIITSILMRAKPHEVKMMMIDPKMVELNMYNGIPHLLAPVVTEPKKAAQALKRVVSEMERRYELFSHSGTRNIEGYNESIRKQNGRSDAKQPFLPYIVVIVDELADLMMVASGDVEDAITRLAQMARAAGIHLIIATQRPSVDVITGVIKANIPSRIAFSVSSQTDSRTILDMGGAEKLLGRGDMLFFPSGAPKPVRVQGAFLSDEEVETIVEHCVSQQKAQYQKEMIPTEEAEQPVMESEDELFSDAVKLVVDMQTASVSMLQRRFRIGYSRAARLIDSMESKGIVGPYEGSKPREVLISSVPEEKEASSS
- a CDS encoding YlzJ-like family protein; the encoded protein is MTWYTMQPYHLMFPEEGKDMNAQNVILYNTIPVLVERTGDETKIIQVMSTDPFHYLREDCQPGMTLRNL
- a CDS encoding ATP-dependent Clp protease proteolytic subunit, yielding MDQTPETETPSHPEAPPKKQDENSSGLIQKIQSLGQTNVPQLEGSSIHCLTIVGQIEGHMQLPPNNKATKYEHLIPQLVAIEQNPKIEGLLVILNTVGGDVEAGLAISEMIASLSKPSVSLVLGGGHSIGVPIAVSAHYSFIVPTATMTIHPVRLTGLVIGVPQTFEYLDKMQERVISFVTSHSEISEERFKELMFSKGNLTRDIGTNVIGTDAVKDGLINEVGGVGQALKKLNELIEEQNNNENKGLKQ